In Chryseobacterium camelliae, one DNA window encodes the following:
- a CDS encoding lysophospholipid acyltransferase family protein: MAKPVSKILNYLWRIWLFLIAFVFTILFGIPVYILSFNKKHYRYAYYFIRCWSYCMFFGMGLRYELTKLSRQKLDKNQQYVFISNHTSIMDIMLMCILCPDHPICFVGKRELVKIPIFGTIYKRICVMVDRKSARSRADVYRRCAEKMEEGNSIVIFPEGGVPDDTSIILDEFKDGAFILSSKHHSPIVVYTFIGLKEMFPFKASEGYPGKVKVYFNGILEPTLSSKELKMSSFETIKKTLVERCINKK, translated from the coding sequence ATGGCTAAACCTGTGAGCAAAATTCTGAATTACCTCTGGAGAATATGGCTTTTCCTTATTGCGTTCGTTTTTACGATCCTGTTTGGGATTCCGGTTTATATCTTATCTTTCAATAAAAAGCATTACCGCTACGCATACTATTTTATCAGGTGCTGGAGCTACTGTATGTTTTTCGGGATGGGACTGAGGTATGAGCTCACAAAGCTTTCCCGGCAGAAACTGGATAAAAACCAGCAGTATGTTTTTATCTCCAACCATACTTCCATTATGGATATCATGCTGATGTGCATTCTATGCCCGGATCATCCGATATGCTTCGTAGGTAAAAGAGAACTGGTAAAAATCCCCATTTTCGGAACCATATATAAAAGGATCTGCGTGATGGTTGACCGCAAGAGTGCCAGAAGCCGGGCGGATGTCTACAGAAGGTGTGCTGAGAAAATGGAGGAAGGCAACAGCATTGTAATTTTCCCCGAAGGAGGTGTACCGGATGATACATCCATTATCCTCGATGAATTTAAGGACGGTGCTTTTATCCTTTCTTCAAAACATCATTCGCCTATTGTAGTCTATACCTTCATAGGATTAAAGGAAATGTTTCCATTTAAAGCTTCGGAAGGTTATCCCGGTAAGGTAAAGGTCTATTTTAACGGAATCCTTGAGCCGACCTTATCATCAAAAGAGCTCAAAATGTCTTCTTTTGAGACAATAAAAAAAACTCTTGTAGAACGTTGTATTAACAAGAAATAA
- a CDS encoding GtrA family protein — MREILLRQKQILFFIIAGGLSAVVEIGSFKIFSTSLPHFFLRETNFHGIHYPLSNIFSTSCGIITNYFLSIWFVFERGKHSKKKEFAYFMLVSFMSTLLSLGFFQVFYSLIFKDNISLGFYTLSPEMISKVAAIILVSVLNYSVKKKVIFNG, encoded by the coding sequence ATGCGAGAAATACTATTACGGCAGAAACAGATATTGTTCTTTATCATTGCAGGAGGCTTAAGTGCCGTTGTGGAAATCGGAAGCTTTAAGATTTTCAGTACCTCGCTTCCTCATTTTTTTCTCAGGGAAACTAATTTTCATGGAATACATTATCCTTTAAGCAATATTTTCTCCACGAGTTGCGGTATCATCACCAATTATTTTCTGAGCATATGGTTTGTGTTTGAACGCGGAAAGCATTCCAAAAAAAAGGAGTTTGCCTACTTCATGCTCGTGTCGTTCATGTCTACGCTATTAAGCCTAGGTTTTTTCCAGGTCTTTTACAGCCTTATCTTTAAAGATAATATCAGCCTTGGGTTTTATACGCTCAGCCCTGAAATGATCAGTAAAGTGGCTGCAATCATTCTGGTGTCTGTCCTTAATTATTCTGTTAAAAAGAAAGTGATTTTTAATGGCTAA
- a CDS encoding ATPase: MVAIVDGGSTKCDWVILDDFKKVFLKTETIGFNPNNIAAELIVPEIENNINLVAVRNSITKIFFYGSGCGIAENCSIIERELGKFFTKALIVAAEDLKAAAYAAYNGKPAIACILGTGSNSCYFDGKDIKVKLPSLGFLMGDEGSGSSIGKQLVRRFFMQKLPQDLHAEFDETYQLTIDEALKNMYHISRPNAYLANFNKFVAERKDHPYFQKMIFDEMMNFFDYQVLPYEESKFAEINFIGSIAYYYENILRSAAAELQLNVGHVVQKPIESLVNYHIKYIL; the protein is encoded by the coding sequence ATGGTTGCTATTGTAGATGGCGGATCTACCAAATGCGATTGGGTGATTCTGGATGATTTCAAAAAAGTGTTTCTGAAGACAGAAACCATTGGTTTCAACCCCAATAATATTGCAGCCGAGCTTATTGTACCGGAAATTGAAAACAATATCAATCTTGTTGCCGTACGCAACTCCATCACAAAGATCTTTTTCTACGGCTCAGGCTGTGGAATAGCGGAAAATTGTTCCATTATAGAAAGGGAGCTCGGAAAGTTCTTTACCAAAGCCCTGATTGTGGCTGCCGAAGATCTTAAAGCTGCAGCCTATGCCGCTTACAACGGAAAACCTGCCATCGCCTGTATCCTCGGTACCGGGTCTAATTCCTGCTATTTTGACGGGAAAGACATCAAAGTAAAACTTCCGTCATTAGGTTTCCTGATGGGCGACGAAGGAAGCGGGAGTTCAATCGGGAAACAGCTGGTAAGAAGGTTTTTTATGCAGAAGCTGCCTCAGGATCTTCATGCTGAATTTGATGAAACCTACCAGCTTACCATAGACGAAGCCCTGAAAAATATGTACCATATATCCAGGCCTAATGCTTATTTAGCGAATTTCAACAAGTTTGTGGCGGAAAGAAAAGACCACCCTTACTTTCAGAAGATGATATTTGATGAAATGATGAATTTCTTCGACTACCAGGTACTTCCTTACGAAGAATCAAAATTTGCGGAAATCAACTTCATCGGGTCCATCGCCTATTATTACGAAAATATTTTGCGTTCTGCTGCGGCCGAGCTTCAGCTGAATGTGGGGCATGTTGTACAGAAGCCAATCGAGAGTCTGGTCAACTACCATATTAAATATATACTTTAA